The sequence below is a genomic window from Bos taurus isolate L1 Dominette 01449 registration number 42190680 breed Hereford chromosome 7, ARS-UCD2.0, whole genome shotgun sequence.
TAAGAAAACTCTTCCACCCCCCACAACTACTTCCGGACTAAGGAATTAGGGGAGCATCCGTTCAGAGGCCTGAGAAGTTATCCTATGCTGATGGAGGAGCCATGCTGCTTCATCCTGCGTGAATGCAGTTGGCTCTCCTTGCCTGCTGTGATCACCCCAGCAGACCCATAGCCCCCCAGGCCTGGTGCTGGCTGCTCCAGCCCAACCATGGTACATGGCTCCCCCATAACATAGCTCATCTCCCAGTCATTGTAGGAAAGCCCAGTTGCCGAAGGTTCTGTGTATGTTCATCACCCAGGCCTCTGCCATGCTTCCGTGGCTCCAGCAGCATCTGGAGGTAACACCCCCTGCTCTCTCCACACCTAGCCTTTGTTCTGGAATCCTCAGAGAGGACTGGGGCTTGACTCATCTCAGGGAATGTTGCTCCTGGACCCTGGCTTGAGTCTACACTCCTGATCTCTCTGCTCACCCTAAGGGCTCTCTCAAGGCCCACTGTCCCCTCTGAAGCTCCTCGGAGGTATTATTCTTCCCTCTCTGGGTCCTGCCCTTTGCTCGCAGCGACCCAGCTCCCATCTGCCTGGGGAAACTCTACATGGAGTGGCCTGGGACCAGGCACAGGGAAACTTGCTTAACTCAATCAGTGTCTAAATGCAATAAGGTCTTAATAAAGTGCTCTGGGATGTAGGTGATTCCTACAGTTGGTCATGATtgtcctgtgtcttctgtgttgcATAGCTCCTCTCAAACATAATTCATTCCTTTGATTCCCTGAGTGTCTTAATCCTGGGGTGACTTACAGATTAAGAGAAAAGGCTGCTTTCTCTCAGCTCTTGCCAACATGGTAATTTCCTTTGAGAGCTCTGTGAAGCCGAATTTTCTCTGGCACAGAGCTTTGGAAATTTCTCTGAAGTACAaaacttgtttagttgctaagtcatgtccaattcttttgcgagCCCACAGATTATAGACTGTAGGCTAGAGAACTCTTAGGACTCAAGGTAGTTTTGGTTCTCATTCTCTGAATCCCTCACTGgtattcctgcctgtcgtctctTCTCATGACCAGAGGGATGTCAGGCCCCACTCCTGTGGTGAAATACCTGGTAAGCTTGTAGAGGGGATAATATCCCAGTCCTGCTGAAGCAGAATCTTAGGGATTGGGGTTTGggaatctttttttatttcttttttttctcttcagtaagttccctaggtgattctgatgGACACTACTTTTGAACCACTACTGCCTGCAGTGTAGAACTACAGCCAACCAGGCTTGAGTGTTAATTTTGGCTCCAGCACTTATTAGCAGACTGTCCTTGAacagtcacttaacctctcctAGCTTTAATAGGCTTATCTCTGAAATGCAGCTTGAATGATACCTACTACAATATAgggtagtgtgtgtgtatgtgtgcatgtgcgcactcagttgtgtctgactgtttgtgaccccatggactgtaaccctcctggctcctttgtctgtgtcatttcctattccaggggatcttcctgacccccagggatggagcccatgtttcctgcatctccatATAGGGTAGTGGAAATCTCTAAATCAAATGGATATTAGGTGTTTAGCAAGGGACTGGCACATTGCACCCTGGTTAGTGATGTGATTATTTATCTAGTAGAGGTAAGCTTGGCTGTTGTGTCCCAACTGCCTCTCCCTTCTAGGACCTTTACAaatgagaagagaagaaagtgCCCCTGTTGGATTCCTGATCACCAGATTTCTCCTCAGGGCAGGTATCCAGTACGAGCTCTGCCAGCCCGGTCTGCTGAAGTTGCTTATTCTGGGCTTGGAGCTCCTGGTTCTGTGTGGCCAAGCTGATGGAGTCCTGCAAGATGCCGGCCAGCAGGCTGCGGTAGTGATGCTCTGTGGTCATGGCCTGCTCCTCGCACAGCCCCCGCCAGGCTCGAAATACCTGTGCCCACATTCCAAGATTCCCATCAGTCAGGTAGCCTTAGGACCAGCTCAAGGCCTGCCCCCTGTCTCTCCCAACTGACCTGCAGCACATGGCATGTCTGAGCCCGGGCAGCCTGCACGTGTAGGTCATAGAGGGCTGTCAGGTCCTGCTCTGCGGCATCCCGTTCTGCCTGAAGGGCCTCCAGCTGACATCTCAGCACTGTCTGCTCCCGGTGCCATCTCTGCCTCTCCTTGGAGTCCTTCAGTGATAACACATGCTCTCTGTGGAGTGCAGCCTGTGTGCCAGGCTCGGCTCTACGTACTTTATATTATGATTTAATTGAGGTAATGATAACCTTTGAGGTAGTTGCCATTTTATAGATTTGGAAACAGTGGATCAGAGAAGTGACctaacttgctcaaattcacatgaCTAGTGAGGGACAGGACTGAGATGACATGCCTTTCAACAGTTCACCATCATCCTCGGTGTAAAGCCCAAATCCAGAGTGTTGACACCAGGTGGTCTCTTTAGCTTTGCCTCTGACGGCAcacctgccaggctccagccAGATGGAAAATACACAACATCCAGAACCTACTTTGCCATTGCTTCCCTTTGGACTTTTGCTCCTACGGAATTCTCTTCTCAAAACATGTCTCCCACCTCCCCTGACCCCACCTCTGTGCACACATGTATTGTTTCTTGTTTAAACAAGTTACCTTTACCGGATGCCTCTATGTGATGAGCACAAACTGCCCTGTGGATCTGAATCTAGTGCATTTCTCTGGCTGATTTGTTTGTCGTTTAAGCCTCAGCTTAGATGCCATCTCTGCTCCATTCCAGCCTGGTCCAGGTACACCTCTTTGTTCCAGTGAGTCACTAGCTCCCTCTTTCACAGCACTTAGCACTGAGAATTGCCTCATTTGTCCCCACAAAACTGTGAGGGCCATGAGAGAGGGTGTCGCCCAGTCTTTGAGGCTAgatcccagcccccagccctctgcTTGGCCAGGGCCCTGGCCTACTAGGCCCTACTGGGCCCTACTGGGCCCTCCTCACCTCTTCAGCCACTAGGCCTTTGACCTGGTCACCTGCCACCACCTCTTCCTCCTGTTGCATATGCTTCAGCTCCTCTTGGATCCACACTTGGTGCTGTTCTCGCAGTCTGTGCCTCTGGGCCTGAGCCAGGAAGAAGTGTAGGGCCACATCTGGGGCCTGCTGGGCCTATGTGACATCGATCTAGGTTCAGCCAGaagcccatgtgtgcacacagtCTTGGGATAAAGGGCCCAACCTTTCCAGCAGAGCCCCATTACCAGGGCAGCCCCTAGAATGGCATCAGGAGGCTAGCTGGCCTGGAAGAACCTGTGCCCTGGACAGAGACTCAGGCcgtgagggaggaggagagataCCAATTTCTGCCAAGAGGTGCCATGGAGGCCCTAGTAGGGAAACAGCCCCTTCCTATGCCCATCCTTAGAAATCCAATAGCTCTACAGGCCCTTTATTTGCCAGAAGCTCTGCTTTTTTCCCTGATGTTAGGGCAAAGTAAGCAGGAGACATGCTATTGGCACTCTGTGACTCTTTACTTCCAGTTATTCTGGGGTACATGAGGTGTTATTACCTGTTCCTCAGAGTCCCTGAGTGGATGCATTTGGTGGAGATCAGGTCCTATAGATGCTGTTCTTCCTGCCACTGGAGGAGAATGCAGTTAAgtaaccaaagatggagaagaccTCCAGCTCCACCCCAAGCACCAGCTTCACCTTGAGGCTCCTTCTGGAGACCTGGGCTGGGGCTTGCTGTTGAATGTGTCACCTGCTGAGAATATATTATGAGTGAGAAGTCTGTACCTttcctcccaggatcagggtcccagccccaccccacccccttttctTAGCTATATGACCTCAAGCAGGTGGCTAGTCTTTTGAGCCTCCGTTTTCTTATCCATGAAGTGGAGCTGATAAAAGTTGTAGAGAGCCTTAAATGAGAAAAGGCACCCAAAGCACTAAGCAGTGGCCAGCTCTGTTCAATAACTTGGAGTTTATAGGCCTAATCCCCAAGGCCCAGGGCTGTAAAAAATGAGTACTAAGTAATTATGAAAAGGGAAGGACCAGAAGTTGGACAGAGGCGACCTTCTAGCCACCCTGTGACAAATCATGGAAGACAGTGCCACCTTCTGCCCAAGGGAGGCCATGCATCCTAAGAGAATGAAAGCACTATTCTGGGTCTGAAGACTTGGATGTCTGCACCTCTGCTGCCTTTGATGACCCCAGAGACCCTGGATTACTCACATCACTTCTCTGAGTTTCCGTTTGCTGAAAAGTGGGAGCAGTATTGTCATCcttgtttaaaataaattgtggCTTCCCCTTGACCTTCAAGGCAAAGTCCAAACATCTCAATATATTTACAAAGACCTGCATGACCAGGCCCCTGCTTCACTCACCAATCCTTCTCCCTGGACTTTCTTCCTCAAACTCTATCCTCCAGCAGATTGAGCTGGTTGCAGTCCCCCAAAGAGACCAAGGACTTACCTCTGAGacttttcctcttattttctctgcctggaatgtccttCATTCATCTTTGCTAGTCACTTCCTTCAGGTTTCAAGTTTCCATGAGATCACCTTCCCTCTCTTGCCAATACTAACTTGCGTGCCTGCATAGAACCCTTCGGATAAGCCCTTAAGAGCACTGATCACGGAGTAATAGTTTCTCTCCAGAGGATTGTAAACTCCATGAGGACAGGGGTTTTCCAGGGCCTGCATGATGTTATACCCAGTACATAGTGAGTGGTCCGTGTAAATGTTTGAGAATGAGAACATTAATGAATGAAGGAAGGGCTGCCTTACAGTGTGCTATAGACAGAATAAGGCAGCAGACATCTAGGGCTCCCAAGAGTTTGGATGAGAAGATGTACCTGTGGTTCTGGGAGCCCCACAGCCTCAGTTTTGACTGCTTTGAGCATCCAGCTTCCCCAGCGCTGGCTCCAGGCTTTTACCACCTACAGAGAAAGGATTCTGGGTAGGCTCTGGCCATTGCTGGCTCAGGCACCCCCAGGCCTCACCTTGCTCACATGCAGCTCCCGCAGTGCCCTGCCCAGCTGACTGAGCCCACTGTCTGTCAGGGCGTCCCCAAGGAGGCCTGATCGCAGGCTCTTCAGACCAGCTCGGCGGGCCCGGGCCTCTTCTACTGCATCCCACAGGGTGGGCCTCACATGTTtcaccttcctcctcctttctgcAGCCCCCAACAAAGCAGACTGGAACAAGCTCAGGGGGTTGCCTAGTAAGGGGAGACACAGAATgaatctctccttcctctgaaatCCAAAGCACACTGTTtgtaatacttttaatttttattaagagTATTGTTCATAAAAATAGCTAACACCTATCAGGCATTTACATGTGTTTGATGGTACTGTGCTAAGGCTTTCTGTGGATTGTCTCCTTTTATACACACAATGCTCCAATGAGGCAGCAACTCTGATTTACTCTGCCTCCCTccacattttccagatgaggcAACTGGAGCTCAGAGGTCAAACAACTTCCTGGTGAATggcaaagctgaaactcaagcCAGGTTCTGTCTGACACTAAAGCCTGTGCCCTTAACCATGATCCCAAACTGGTCTGTACATAAACACACTTCTTTCACTCCCTGCTTTGTCCTTGAGAATGTGAACTGCCCCAGCTTATTTTCCTTATTCCACAGGGCCTG
It includes:
- the LOC509618 gene encoding uncharacterized protein; the encoded protein is MHPLRDSEEQAQQAPDVALHFFLAQAQRHRLREQHQVWIQEELKHMQQEEEVVAGDQVKGLVAEEDSKERQRWHREQTVLRCQLEALQAERDAAEQDLTALYDLHVQAARAQTCHVLQVFRAWRGLCEEQAMTTEHHYRSLLAGILQDSISLATQNQELQAQNKQLQQTGLAELVLDTCPEEKSGDQESNRGTFFSSHL